The following proteins come from a genomic window of Microbacterium sp. JZ31:
- a CDS encoding FABP family protein: MIELPADLPADLAPLSWLIGVWEGTGVIDYRVGDTHFEGEFSHRVSFSHDGGPFLNYSASAYLASPDGEPARALNAETGFWRVARASTAAEPGPGLLPPREAEVVRTAEDVEQLRNAAGGFDLEVSLVHSDGVSELYLGQVKGPRIDLATDAVVRTASARHYAAATRMYGLVEGHLLWAWDIAALGRELGSHASARLAKVS, from the coding sequence ATGATCGAGCTGCCCGCAGACCTCCCCGCCGACCTCGCGCCCCTGTCGTGGCTCATCGGCGTGTGGGAGGGCACCGGCGTGATCGACTACCGCGTCGGCGACACCCACTTCGAGGGCGAGTTCTCGCACCGTGTCAGCTTCAGCCATGACGGCGGTCCGTTCCTGAACTACTCCGCGTCGGCGTATCTCGCCTCGCCCGACGGCGAGCCGGCGCGCGCGCTGAACGCCGAGACCGGCTTCTGGCGCGTGGCGCGCGCCTCGACAGCGGCCGAGCCCGGCCCCGGCCTGCTGCCGCCGCGGGAGGCCGAGGTGGTGCGCACCGCCGAGGACGTCGAGCAGCTGCGCAACGCCGCGGGCGGCTTCGACCTCGAGGTCTCGCTCGTCCACTCCGACGGCGTGAGCGAGCTGTATCTCGGCCAGGTCAAGGGCCCGCGCATCGATCTCGCGACCGACGCGGTCGTGCGCACCGCGAGCGCGCGGCACTACGCCGCGGCCACGCGCATGTACGGCCTCGTCGAGGGTCACCTGCTGTGGGCCTGGGATATCGCGGCGCTG